A window from Pangasianodon hypophthalmus isolate fPanHyp1 chromosome 4, fPanHyp1.pri, whole genome shotgun sequence encodes these proteins:
- the ankrd33bb gene encoding ankyrin repeat domain-containing protein 33B, with protein METSIHSTSDAEEKEDSCYADEDDDDDDVYLVKDDDDDDDDIYQEFEELDFFQLPDNKSIVSDDSFYPTDNSVSSQRSPTPEGPEPRTFFMACCSNNAVIAKIMIRQGVSEEEVREVDKNNRTGLIVACYQGYVDIVIALSQCPYVDVNWQDSEGNTALMTAAQAGHIMITNFLLNYFAGVDIELRNCHGFTAIMKAAMQGRANCVRALMMSGADIEVRDYGRKLTPLEWALFTGHYETARMMQRLMARPCAEQFCDSFRMEWPKLSQLVCQAQEPRPCWRQLSERMCGTFNLRMRMEPLEEGVLDYMVRLTTALASPLVATACSTVCPGSPPCVGKHRPAVPDILRDNDKPVEDLKSLENYKRLFQNGRMPLVFKEQEQCARLQVPTLPDVVLASSMTLRRNSLLLLPMICRRSVYPGLVVPRVCLCKAPPPTYTPERNQCRSKDPQYLQVPKWKYKALKEEKEQEKQNNKLRFPIVKKR; from the exons ATGGAAACCTCTATACACAGCACCAGTGAtgcagaggagaaagaggacTCTTGTTATgcagatgaggatgatgatgatgatgatgtgtacCTTgtcaaagatgatgatgatgatgatgatgatatctATCAGGAATTTGAGGAATTGGACTTCTTCCAGTTACCAGACAACAAAAGCATTGTGTCAGATGATTCCTTCTATCCAACTGACAATTCAGTCTCCTCTCAGAGATCCCCAACCCCTGAGGGTCCAGAGCCTCGCACTTTTTTCATGGCATGCTGCAGTAACAATGCCGTCATAGCCAAAATTATGATCAGGCAAGGAGTCAGTGAAGAGGAAGTTCGAGAAGTGGATAAAAACAACAGG ACTGGTCTGATTGTGGCGTGTTATCAGGGCTATGTGGACATCGTCATTGCCCTCTCACAGTGTCCATATGTGGATGTGAACTGGCAAGACAGCGAGGGCAACACAGCTCTCATGACAGCTGCACAAGCAG GTCACATTATGATCACCAACTTTTTACTGAACTACTTTGCTGGGGTGGACATTGAACTCAGGAACTGTCACGGCTTCACGGCCATTATGAAAGCAGCCATGCAGGGCCGTGCCAACTGCGTCCGGGCCCTTATGATGTCAG GTGCGGACATTGAGGTGAGGGACTATGGGCGTAAGCTGACACCGCTCGAGTGGGCACTTTTCACAGGCCACTATGAGACAGCACGGATGATGCAGAGGCTTATGGCCCGACCATGTGCCGAGCAGTTCTGTGACTCATTCCGCATGGAGTGGCCCAAGTTGTCTCAACTGGTGTGCCAGGCACAGGAGCCCCGACCATGCTGGAGGCAGCTGTCGGAGCGCATGTGTGGCACCTTCAACCTCAGAATGAGGATGGAGCCTCTGGAGGAGGGTGTGCTAGACTACATGGTGCGCCTGACCACAGCGCTGGCAAGTCCGCTTGTGGCCACTGCCTGCAGCACAGTATGCCCAGGCAGCCCACCATGTGTAGGCAAACATCGACCAGCTGTCCCAGATATCCTGCGGGACAATGACAAGCCGGTGGAGGATCTTAAGAGCCTGGAAAACTATAAGCGACTCTTCCAGAATGGTCGTATGCCACTGGTTTTCAAGGAACAGGAGCAGTGTGCCAGGCTGCAAGTGCCAACGCTGCCAGATGTGGTGTTGGCATCCAGCATGACATTGCGCAGAAacagcctgctgctgctgcccaTGATATGCAGGAGAAGCGTGTACCCAGGCCTGGTGGTGCCCAGAGTATGCCTGTGTAAGGCTCCACCACCAACCTACACACCCGAGAGGAACCAGTGCAGGAGCAAGGATCCACAGTACCTGCAGGTGCCCAAGTGGAAGTACAAGGCATTGAAAGAGGAGAAGGAGCAGGAAAAGCAAAACAACAAGCTGAGGTTTCCTATCGTGAAGAAGAGATGA